TTGTGTTCTTAGCCCTGTGCTTGCCACGGCAGCTAAATAATTCAGAGGcatgaaaagaatgaatgttGGTTGAAGAGATAAGACTTAAGcctatgttggggtgcctgggtggctccagtcggttaaccgtctgacttcggctcgggtcatgatctcagtttgtgaattcaatccctgcatcaggctctgtgctgacagctcagagcctggaacctgcttcagattctgtgtctcctcctctctgcccctcccatgctcacactctgtctctcaataataattaaatgttaaaaaaaaaaaaaaaagacttaagccTATGTAGCAATTAAGGAATAATGTAAGAGAGGTTATGACTAAGGAAAGATTTATCTGGAAGGACAGGTAGGATTTAGGGTGGAGCAGACGGGATGAATAAGGCTTAGAGAAGCATAGCCAAGGCTTGACTGGAGCAGATTTGGGCTGGAGAAGACGAGGCACGGACGGGGCTTCTATTTGAGGGGGAGAAAGTGATCGGGTGAGATGGGTAAGAGGGGAAGTTTATGCAGGGTCGTGCATGCCAAAATGAGTGGATCTGGGGTAAACTAGAACCTGGAAATTCATGGGGAACCGGCTGCTGTTTCCAGAATGTGTCATGCTCTCTCACACAGACTCTGTCTCCTCCTAGCATGCCCTGCCTCTTCCGCTCCGGCCAGCCCTGCTGGTACTCATTCTCCCTGACTCAGCTCAGACCCCCGCCTTCCTGAGCAGCTTCCTGGGAGGAGTGAGGGACCCCAGGGGTGAGTTTTGAATGTTGCCTAGAAATAGAGTTTTTGTGACTTCAGGATTTACCCATCTGACTCTACCAAATTATAAACGCTTTCCAGGGGGGTACCGTGTCTCTTTCTTCATTGTGATCGGAAGCCTTCGACAGTGTTTGGCGCTTACCAAGTGCCCACTGCGTGTTTCTGAATGAGGAAATGAACGCACTAGTGGAAAATGACGGCAGGCCAGGCATGAGCTGACCAGGTGGACTAGGGGAGAACCCGCGGGAGTAGAACTGAAGAATATGGAGAAACACTTCAAAGGAAGAAATTGGCAAGATTTGCTGCCAACTTGACTCTGGTGGCCAAAGAGCCTAGAGGAACTCACACTAAGATACGGAAGGAAGACAGAGATCCAGGAAagctggggtggggagctgcAGGGGGAACTTATTCCTACACCTGTGGAGCAGAAAGTTCTCCAAGAAATGGGCGCCCCGTGCCCTCCGTTACCTGGGCTGTCCCTTTTGGTCTGTGTCTTTTTGCTGCTCCTGGAACTCCAGCCATTTCAGGATCAAGGAAATGAAGGTCacaaggaaaagaacagagcATGAAACTCTCATTTCAAATCTTGtctctagtttattttgcttgATGCAAAAGCTTGAGAGGcagatataaatatgaaaaaggcCAGCTGTGGCTACACTGGGTGGGTGTGACGCATGTTAAAGtaccagaagaaaaaatagggaagggagaggagggaggggagctgggacGGGGAGCAGAATCCATGCCGCTGATTCTGCTGAGGAGGAATGGGTGTGACTCCATCTGTTTGGTCCTTCGTCtcagccatttatttttatttgctgtgaGTTGCTTGTTGTTGCCAATgtgcaaaaactgataaaattgcAACCAGACTAGAACCTGCCtgaatgaggagaaaaatcatcACTCGGGGCCTCGTCCTGggaaattaaagagaagaaaccAAATGCCTGCACAAAGAAATGGTTGAGATAACAGTGCAGCCAGAAGTCATTTCCCCCTATTTCTCACATCTCTCTGATCCATTTGGGACATGACAAGCCAGACTAGGTTGCCCCGGCTTCCTGGCTGGTCTCTCCACACTTACTCTCCCTCTCTTCAAACCAACTGTCGCTGAACAGCCAGCATGACCTTTCCAAAATGTAAATTGGATCACATCACTTCCCAGTTTAAAATGAGGCTAAGGCTCCCATTACACTGAAGTCTAAATTCATTCACATGGCTTCCCAGCCACCGCTCGGCCCCTGcccacttgttttttgttttgctttgttttgttttacatttatttatttttgacagacagagagagacagagcgtgagcaggggaggggtggagagagagggagacacagaatcagaagcaggctccaggctctgagctgtcagcccagagcccgacgcgggactcaaacccacgaaccgtgagatcatgacctgagccgaagtcggacgtttaaccgactgagccacccaggtgccccagaacctgCCCACTTGTACTTAGTCCTTCCGCCACCGCTGCTTCCCCACtggcccttccttctccttctccgaACTCACCAAGTCTCTTCCTCAGGACGAAACCTCGTTTGTCCCCTTAACCTGCACAGCATTCTCCACCCTTTATCTGGTTAGTGCCTAATGCTCCTACACTGCTCTGACCTTCTGGAAATATTAAAAGCTGCCTGTGCCAGAATTGGCCAATAGACCCCTAGtatcccttcttcccttctccctcggGGACAGAGCATCTAATTTTGTTTTAGGCACATGATTATGTACTCTATGCACAATGATGAGTGCGTTTCCCAGCTCCCCTGTAGTTGGGTATGGCCATGCGACTGAATTGCGGCCATGAATATAAACAAAAGCTATCCTTcagcggaaaaaaaaaaaaaatccatgatttaacattttgagaCAGTCATAAAGTTGTTTCAATCTATCTTGCTCTATTAGAGTCCAGGGGTCACCAGCTCAGCAATGCTACATTTTacctagaaatttctttttttttttttttcaacgttttatttatttattttttttgggacagagagagacagagcatgaacgggggaggggcagagagagagagagggagacacagaatcggaaacaggctccaggctccgagccgtcagcccagagcccgacgcggggctcgaactcacggaccgcgagatcgtgacctggctgaagtcggacgcttaaccgactgcgccacccaggcgcccctcctagaAATTTCTTAACTACAGATCTCTGTATGATACACAGCGTGACAACCTCCAGTATAAATTCTTTAGCAGTGGGCAACTaacaagtttttttcttgtgttaatACTTTACAGCTTCCAGCCCAAGTTAATGATACAAGTTAATATTGAGAATCTCCTTATGTCTGCCTCTAAATCTGCTGAGGACCCTGCCAAGTACTGATGCGTATGAGCTCATTTAATCTTACAACATCTGGATGAAGTTGGCACCATCAtagtttccattttgcagatcTGAAAACTTAGgaccagaaaaatgaaacaatgtgCCCAAGGGCTCAGGTCAGAGCAGTGACTTGTGCCCAGGGCCGTATGAGCTCTTAAGCACTGTAAGAGATTGTTCCCTCCAACTCTACTGGTTTACTCCCAGCACTCGGGGAAAaaagcctctcttttttttttctgttgtgtctCTGAGCTGCTGGTCCCTGTTGTGACAAAAATCTTCTAAAAcgtcatttttctcttctggtgACATTTAGCAACTGATTTCGGTTCTCTAGGACACCGGTTCCCACGTTATCTTTGTGCTCTGCTCGTGGTACCCTGTGATCTAAGTGCCCTCAACGCCTGTCTCACGTCAACCAATCTTAAGACTACATCCTAAGTCACCTGCACAACACAGGGACATTTCCTCAGGCATGGATAAGGTGGGCCTGGACCATGGAGTTTTCCAGAACAGATTATACATTTAGAAAACAACCacagaggggggtgggagggagggcagggtgggtgatgggtattgaggagggcaccttttgggatgagcactgggtgttgtatggaaaccaatttgacagtaaatttcatatattaaaaaataaaaaataaataaaaaaaaataaaaaagaaaacaaccacagAGGCTCCCTGAATCCCAGCAGAGGCCAGGCGAACTCAATGAGTAGATAACGTTTGAAACAATGTTTTAGTTATTTCTCTGTAGAACTAGGAACTGGATTCAAAACAAGGTTTTGCTTTCCCACCTGCGCTACTAATGTATTCTTATCATTGAagagttactttttatttttttttataacattcctCCTCTGGAGTCAAGCCTACAGTGCTTACTGTGTGGAGGAGAATGAGGCAAAGAGAACTGGCAAAAGGTTGGCCCTAGTCAAGGGTAAAGCCTGGGTACTGAGTGCAGCGTTCCAcgctcctccctctgctcctttcccaagTTATTTGGTTTCTGGATCTCATGGCCCAGGCCATCTGGGCCACAGAAGGGGTGTCAGACTGGCCCAGTTTAAGTCACGTACCTTAACTGGCGGGGCTGGTGCAAGTCGGCAAAAATCTGAGAGAGTGCTTCACTTTCCCCCTTAGCCATCAGCTGCATGAGGCTCTCGCTGGGCTGGGAGGCTTGGGGTTTCTTCTGTACTAACtagatggagaaaaaaagcaaagccagGTGGTTAACGCCTCAGGGTGTCTGCATGTTCCTAATCGTGGTCCAGACCTGAGAGTGTTGGGGCTTAAACTGTTCGACTGGGCTGCCGTGTCAGCTGCTCAGAGAGGCAATTCTGAGGCCGTATCTGTTTGTTTATACTCCCTGTATTCTTGTAAATATCCTTTGTGCCTTAAGGATACTATAGTCATTGAAAACTTCAGACGTCATTTAGTAGataatctttttcatctttttctccttcaaatttttatttaagttcgaGTTAGTtcacacacagtgtaatattgttttcaggagtagaatttagtgattcatcacttaacctAGTGCTTGgtatataatctattttttttttttttagtttatttatttattttgcgagagagagtaggggaggggcagagaaagagagaggaatagagaatctcaagcaagctccgcactgtcagtgcagagcgggatgcggggcctgaactcatgaactgtgagatcctgtgtgacctgagctgaagtgggacgcttagccaactgagccacccaggctccccaataatctattctttttttttttttaatttttttaacgtttatttatttttgagacagagagagacagagcatgaacaggggaggggcagagagagagggagacacagaatctgaaacaggctccaggctctgagctgtcagcacagagcccgatgtggggctcgaactcatgaactgtgagatcatgacctgagtcgaagttggacacttaaccgactgagccacccaggtgtcccttgctacttgtttttatatttaaatgtaggGGGAATCAAATACCTGTTGTAAGAATTTGATGAatggtttaaaaattaatttctctaaGAAAAATCCCATTTTGAGCTGCTTTTTACACGAGGGTCAAATTGCCCTCTTTCTTGCTGCCCGGGATGTCCCCAAAGGCACTCTAGCTGTTCGTACTCCTCAcgttcatttgttcattcgttcCTTCAGTATGTATTAGATGTCAGCTGTGTGCCACACACTAGGGATCGAACtaagaagacagaggaaaaccCCTGCCTTCAAAGAGTTTATGTTCCAGCTCAAATTGGTCTTATGTCACATCTTAAGGCCTGGGGCAATGCCCaggtggcttcactggtgaattctatcaaatatttaaagaagtggTAATACCAATTATTCACAAACTCAGAAAATAGATGGGAGAGAGAACACTTCTGAAAGCATTCAATGAGGCTGATAGTACCCTAAGACCAAAGCCAGAGTATCACAAAGGTGTcccaagaaaactatagaccaatatcgctaacgaacatagatgcaaaaatccttaacaaaaaccggggtgcctgggtgactcagttggttaagcgtccgactcttgatttaggctcaggtcataatcttgagcaatcgagccccatgttgggctctgcgttgacaacggggagccagcttgggattctctctctctgcccctcccctgctcatgctcactcgctctctctctctctctctctctctcgcaaaataaataaaaatcaacattttaaaaagatgctaacaaaccaaatccaataaCATTGAGAAAGGATTAtacacaccatgaccaagtggaatttattgcAGGAACATGAGGTTGGTCTAACATCTAAGACTCAAGTAATGCAAGACACtgtattaatagaataaaggacaaacCATGTGGTCATCTCAGAagctgcagaaaaagcatttgacataatccaatacccattcatggtaaaaactctccATAAACggggaatagaagggaacttcctcaacctgataaagggcagcAACCAAAATCTCATAATGAGCATCATACTTAACGGAAGGCTGAATGTTTtttcctaagatcaggaacaagccAAGTAGGTTTCAAGCCCAGTGTGAAGCCCAGTGCAGGCCTggcactcacaaccctgagatcaaggaccgagttgagatcaagagtcagatgcttaactgactgaggtacccaggtgtccctactttTGCCACTTCTAACAAACATTGCACTGAAGATTCCGGGTAAGGCAATGAACCAATGGATCCTGACTAGAAATGAGGTAAAACTGTCTTTGCCTGCAaatgacatgtgtgtgtgtatgtgtgtgtatatgtgtgtgtagaaaatcccaaggaatccaTAAAACCTGCTATATCTAATGAACAAgattaatacacaaaaatcaattgtctATCTGTATACTATCAATGAAGGATGCAAACATGTTACTGAAAGGTACAAAAAcattaagagaaattaaagaagatcaaaataaatggaaagacatttcatattCATGTACCGGAAGGCTCAATATCGATAAGATGGTAATTGGCTCCAAGTTAATATGTAAATTCAACATGCTCTTGTAAAAAATTCTGCAGGttgttttgcagaaattgacaagctgatcctaaaatttatatggaaatgcaaaagatctagaatagccaaaataatttggaagagaacaaaatttggaaaatgtacaTCACCCAATTTCAAAATGTAGTATAAAGTTATattaatcaagacaatgtggtattggccTAAGAATAAGCAAACAGATCAGTAGAACTCTCAATTAAGGACCCAGAGGTAAATCCTTAAATTTATGGtcaatttattttcaagaaagctGCCGggacaattcaatggagaaaggatagtcttttcaacaaatggtgctgggacaattgtgtatccacatgtaaaaaaaaaaaaaaaaaagtacttagattcttacctcacaccatacacaaatagtAATTCAGAATAGGTTATAGACCTAAATGGAAGAGCTAAATCTATAAAAATTCTATAAGTAAAGatagattaggggcacctgggtggctcagttaagtgtccgactttggctcaggttatgatctcttggttcatgagtttgagcctgtgtcaggctctctgctttcagtgtggagcctgcttcagatcctctattcccctctctctttgcccctcctcagctcgtgctctgtctctcaaaaatggatacaCGTTAAAACAGCAATGTATGATTGCAAGTGACTGAGCTATTACTGTAGTACctttagtaaatatttcttaCCATAGAttaaatctttgtgactttgggctgAACAAAAAAGTCTTAGCTACAACATCAAAAGCCTGatccataaaagcaaaaattgataaattgaagTTCATCAAAGTTAAACACTTCTGCTACACAAAGGACGCCATTAAGAAAACGAAAAAGATAtttacagactgggagaaaatatttacaagacatatgtctgataaaggatttatatctagaatacacaaagaactctaaCGACTCAACAAGAAgacaaaacacaatttaaaaatgggcaaaagacttgaatagacatttcaccaaagaagatacataaatgacTAATAAGCCCATGAGAAACTCTCTCAAGATCATTAGCTATTCAGGAAACCCAAATGAAAACCACCATACATCCACTAGAATGGCCTTACTAAAAAACTTAGATAACACCAATGtcggtgaggatgcggagaaattgAGACTTTCATGCAtcgctgatgggaatgtaaaatggtgcagccattttgaaaaacagttcgtcagttttttgaaaagttaaatagAAACTTACTTTTAAGTCACATAAATATATGACCCAGCTATTGTATTCCTCGGAATGTATCCCAGACACATCAAACACACGTCTACGCAAACGCTTCGACACAAATGTTCATATCGGCAtcattcataatagtcaaaatcTGGACAAAATCCTCATGTCTACCCACTGATGAACGGACatacaaaatgtggtgtatctgTACCATGGGATGCGATTCAGCAGTGAAAATACTGATAGTCTGACTCTGCCAGAGTTGGCCTCATGCTACAACGCAGATGGGCCTGAAAAACatcacgctaagtgaaagaagccagacacaaaagactataGAGTGTAGGGttccatatatatgaaatgtccaaGAACTATGGATTTATAGAGACTGAATACCGGTCAATGGCTGCCTAGGGCAGGAAATGGGAACATGTGAATGACTGAAAATGGGAGCAAGGACATTTTTAGGGTGATAAAGTATCCCTGTAGTATAGGCTGTAGACtctacctcaataaagctgattaGCAAAGGCCTAAGGCAGGGATCACCCTCACATACCAGCTCACCTAAACTCCACAGGCCAGCTCTGGTGCCCACTTACGTTCGAGTCTCCCGAGGGGCTGCAGCTGTTCTTGGGGACCAGACAGTGAGTGACAAGAATCCGAGGGTCTTTGGTGGTGATGGACAGGCCCTTCTGCAGAATCCGAACCAGTCGGATCCAGAAGTGGAAGACAGTCTCTGGATGGTCAGGGTGGAGCCTTAGGTAGTAGATCTTCTCAGTGACTGTCCTCAACCGCAGGATGCGTTGAAGCCGGTCACAGACCTGGAGCTCCACAAACTTCAGGGGGAGTATCCTGAGGCCACAAGGGAAGACACACATGGGCGACCCCTATTGCTTCTGAGCCAACCCTCTCTTCGTTAAAATGAGGAGCGTCTCCCACAGGACTGAGGCTTTGGGGGGTAGGAGAGAGAGGGCTTGGCACAGTGGTGCTCCCACTTTGGAGAGATCAGCTGCACTTTGGAGAGATCAAGCTGGGGAGCTTGATTAAAATGAAGACGCCCGAAGATAGCCCCCCGAAACTcagattcagcaggtctggggtgtgGCCCTGAAATCTGCCGTGATTCTCACGCCGGTGTTCCCTGGGGTCCTGCTTGAGAGAGACAGCCCTGGAGTAAGGTGGCTGGGGTTTTTAGTTTCCTCCTTGACAGCATGCAGGGGACTTCCCTCCTCTGCCACAGCGTTGGCACATTCATCGACCCTAATGCTTCAGCTACTCTTCGCAATGGGGCTAAAGTTCAGGGGGCTGGCTATCGCCCCACGCAGGACATAAAGGCGAGGTTTGTCCCTGAGTCAACAGGGAGACATCAAGCATTTACCTGGATTTCTGGGAAGATCTAGGGATTCTTGAGATATCCTACAGATTACTTGGAGAGGTCCAAACATCACATAGACCTGTTTCATCCCAGAGGGGTGTGATGTCCCTGTATGTTAAGGTTCTAAGTGAGACTTAGTTCCGCTCATTTTACTAGCAGGAACATTGAGAGGCAGCAAATAACTTGTGACTCAAAAATTATTGGAGTCAGTTGGATACCAAAGACTAGAACCCGTGTTCTCCCAAACGGTGCTCCATTTGCTGGACCTCAGTGCTTCCTTGCCGCTCGGCCCAAGGCGGAGAGATTTCCTATGAATTCAGCGCGGTGAGTGCAGCAAGAAGGGAAGTGGGCTGTTGACTCGCTTCTCATTACTGGCCACAGAACACTtccctttgccccccaccccttaGCCTTGATGCTCCCAGTGCACCCGGGCTTGGGCTACTGTCGCCTAAAAAATTAACATCACTGCCAATgacttctctgcttctccccatctTGAGTTGAGTCCCAAAGCAGCCTCCCGCTCTGGGTCTGCCCCTCGCCCTACtcctcttctgttcccctctgtgTTGCTTACCTCTTCAGGATGATGTTTGGGGCTTTAGATGGTCTgttccatgtctggctctgtccCTGGTGCCATTTGACACTAGCCATGAGGAGGATATTgggaaggggcaggcagggcACGGAGGAGGTCACCCCAATGGCCATGGTGTTGGAGGCTTTGTAGATGTCTATCCAGTTCCTGCCCTTTTTGACCTGCAAAGCAGTCCCGTGGGCACAGCCCTGAGCGTTTGGCAGAAGGAGCAGTGTATTTTAGCTGAGGGTTTCCCAACCCTGGCACTATGCACTtcgggctggataattctttgtttgggGGAGAGGGGTCTCCTGTGCTCTggggatgtttagcagcatcctcgGCCTCTACCTACTAGAGGCCAGCAGCGATCCCTTCCCCACCCGAGTTGTGACcatcaaaaatatctccagatgtTACCAAATGccccctggtgtgtgtgtgtgggggggggggggtgggtgggtgcgaAATCAATGCTtgctgagaaccactgttttaacCTATATTGGTTAAATGCCTATAAGAACCATAATCCCGGAGTTCCTGGACATGTGTTGCATTTCTGTGACCCCTCCCCAAAGTTTCCTGGATTTTCTTAGACAGGTTTGTCTATAGGCCCTTTTCTGAGGGGCCCTATAATCTCCTTTCCCTGAACCATAAGGTCCCGTGCAATCCCAAGGTCTGTTTATTCTGGGTTCTAGCTGGCCTGAGGAGAACccaggcaaggaaacaaaaatgcacCCAGTGCCCTCGTACTTAGGCCTTTGCTTCCTGTGTTTGCGTGTAATAACCAGGTTGGTCCAACCCCTTTTACAAGACAGAAAACTGGGATTCAGGGTGCGCCGGTCACTTGCACAATGACACCTCCTGATGAGAGAGCAGATTCTGAGCCCTGGTCTCTCCGGGTGCCCAGCTGCTGTTCTTTCACCAGTCAGCATTTCTGTCACAAACCCTCAAAGGGCAGCTCATTTCACTGCCTCTTTGTTCATGTCTttgggctgacagcctggaggaGGGAGCAAATTGAGGGATTCAGATACCAGATCCCCTACTCAGAGCAGAGAACACCTGACCTCTTTCCCCACGATGACAAGCATCTGCAGAAGAAGCCTTGTCTGGGGCTCTGCAACGTCAGGGTCAGATGCATTCCAGGCCCACTGACTTCTCCTTACCTCAGTTCTCACTCCACGCCAGTCCCAGGGACAGACTCTCCCAGTCACACCTTGGGATCAGGTCTAGAAGAATCAAGGAGTGCCATTCTGCACGACCCAAGAGTACCTGGACAAAGTTGCTTTCAAACACCACTGAGTCAGGAAATAGGTTGAATTCTGGAGAATGAGCCATCTGGCAGAGCAATCCCTCCTCCACACCCAGGCCCACTCCAGGGTTTGGCTCCCCATCCACAGGCAAGAGGCCCCTGACTTCTTCCCAGACATTCAGGGAGGGGAAGATTGGATAGGATCTCGTGACTTGTactgtcttctttgatttccactGAGTCTTTCTCTGTGGAACTGATGACAACATTTCCGCACATGCTCAGGGGCCTACCGCAAGTTTGTCCTGGtacctctctcttccctcctggccTTGGGCAGCTGGCCAAGGCCTGGGACCGCCAATCAGCTCACAATGATGAATGGATGACATCATGAAAAAACCAGGGCAGGCCTGCAGGAAAGGGAAACGCAGAGGAGCCTCCCTTTTCCTCCAGAGGGCTTTCACGGCTTGTTTATGCCCTCACGCTCCCCAGCCCCTGTCGGAACCGGGGACATAGTGCCCCCAGAACTTGCTGAGCAAGTGGTGAGCCAGgtagaaagcaaggaaggaaggaaggaaggctgttGGGAGGGCA
This DNA window, taken from Neofelis nebulosa isolate mNeoNeb1 chromosome 4, mNeoNeb1.pri, whole genome shotgun sequence, encodes the following:
- the GARIN1B gene encoding Golgi-associated RAB2 interactor protein 1B isoform X4, whose amino-acid sequence is MLSSVPQRKTQWKSKKTVQVTRSYPIFPSLNVWEEVRGLLPVDGEPNPGVGLGVEEGLLCQMAHSPEFNLFPDSVVFESNFVQVKKGRNWIDIYKASNTMAIGVTSSVPCLPLPNILLMASVKWHQGQSQTWNRPSKAPNIILKRILPLKFVELQVCDRLQRILRLRTVTEKIYYLRLHPDHPETVFHFWIRLVRILQKGLSITTKDPRILVTHCLVPKNSCSPSGDSNLVQKKPQASQPSESLMQLMAKGESEALSQIFADLHQPRQLRERYSQ
- the GARIN1B gene encoding Golgi-associated RAB2 interactor protein 1B isoform X3, which translates into the protein MMSSIHHCELIGGPRPWPAAQGQEGRERYQDKLAVKKGRNWIDIYKASNTMAIGVTSSVPCLPLPNILLMASVKWHQGQSQTWNRPSKAPNIILKRILPLKFVELQVCDRLQRILRLRTVTEKIYYLRLHPDHPETVFHFWIRLVRILQKGLSITTKDPRILVTHCLVPKNSCSPSGDSNLVQKKPQASQPSESLMQLMAKGESEALSQIFADLHQPRQLSSRSSKKTQTKRDSPEKDTPSEDSIPCTQDLSWRDSFTYGEWERENPSGPQPLSLLSTLAASTGPQLSPLIGNCI
- the GARIN1B gene encoding Golgi-associated RAB2 interactor protein 1B isoform X2: MLSSVPQRKTQWKSKKTVQVTRSYPIFPSLNVWEEVRGLLPVDGEPNPGVGLGVEEGLLCQMAHSPEFNLFPDSVVFESNFVQVKKGRNWIDIYKASNTMAIGVTSSVPCLPLPNILLMASVKWHQGQSQTWNRPSKAPNIILKRILPLKFVELQVCDRLQRILRLRTVTEKIYYLRLHPDHPETVFHFWIRLVRILQKGLSITTKDPRILVTHCLVPKNSCSPSGDSNLVQKKPQASQPSESLMQLMAKGESEALSQIFADLHQPRQLRSSKKTQTKRDSPEKDTPSEDSIPCTQDLSWRDSFTYGEWERENPSGPQPLSLLSTLAASTGPQLSPLIGNCI
- the GARIN1B gene encoding Golgi-associated RAB2 interactor protein 1B isoform X1; translated protein: MLSSVPQRKTQWKSKKTVQVTRSYPIFPSLNVWEEVRGLLPVDGEPNPGVGLGVEEGLLCQMAHSPEFNLFPDSVVFESNFVQVKKGRNWIDIYKASNTMAIGVTSSVPCLPLPNILLMASVKWHQGQSQTWNRPSKAPNIILKRILPLKFVELQVCDRLQRILRLRTVTEKIYYLRLHPDHPETVFHFWIRLVRILQKGLSITTKDPRILVTHCLVPKNSCSPSGDSNLVQKKPQASQPSESLMQLMAKGESEALSQIFADLHQPRQLSSRSSKKTQTKRDSPEKDTPSEDSIPCTQDLSWRDSFTYGEWERENPSGPQPLSLLSTLAASTGPQLSPLIGNCI